From the Lactobacillus johnsonii genome, the window ATGCCCTTTGCCTTACGAGCACTGCGTAATTTATCTCCAATATCTGCCATAATATCCTCTCAACTTTTTGCAATAATTCAAATATGAGTATACCAAACTAATCGACCATTAAACAAGCCAGCCACCATCGACATAAATAGTTTGTCCAGTTAAATAGTCTGAACGTTCATCAAGCAAATTTTCTACCCAAAAAGATATATCCTTCGGATCTGCCAATCTTCCTGCAGGAATTTCATTTTTAACTTCATTTAAAGTTTCAGCATCAAAAATTGCATTCATTGGTGTATCAACTGCTCCAGGAGCAATCACATTTACAGTTAAATTAGCCGATGCTACCTCACGTGCATACCCTTGTACAAAGCTTGATAATCCACCTTTACTGGCACTATACACACTCTCTAGCGCACTTGCTTGTCCTCCATACACAGATCCAATAAATATTATTCGGCCATGTGCCTGCTTTAAAAGCTGGGATTCTAAAAGGGAAGTTATCTTTATCGGAGCTAATAAGTTAATTTGGATAATCTTCTCAATTTCATCTAATTCTTGACTTCCAAGAAATTGATAATTAGTGATTCCTTGTGTAAAAATTACAGCACTTATTGGTAAGAGATTTGATATTATTTTTTTAATTACATCATCTTCAGCCAAAAAATTTAATTTTAATGAAAAAAATTCTTGGTCTGGATAGTTTTCAATGAATTCCTGTACCATTTTACCGGCTTCTTGTTGGTTATGATTGTAATGAATATATAAAGACCAGCCATTTTCAGCCATATTTTCTGCAATAGCTCTTCCTATTCCACCAGTTGCTCCGAAAATTATTGCACGCTTCATTTAGTTAGCTTCCTCTTTACCTTTTAAAGTTGTAGTAAATATATCACTTTTATCCAATATATTTTCAACAGCTGTATAAAATTCATTAAAACTTAAAGATTGAATTGCTTGAGCTGCCGAATTAAAATTGTCATTTTCAAGTCCATATTCTGCTTCTTCAATAGCAATTGTACTAAGATCATCAAATTCTCTAATAGTCTGTGCCAATGCTTCCTTTTTTTGAAATACAAAGGACTCTTCCGTAACAGGAACTTCCAAAAGTTGGCTCTTAATATTCTTTAAAAACAAATCTGGCTTACTAGAAGCGCCGATAATTGTAGCAAAATTACCCGCAGTAGTATATGAGACCTGCAGCTCCATTGGTGAATTTAGAATACCTTGTTTTTGCATCTTTTCAAACCAAGGACTAGTTACTCCTAGCTTTGCTTGAAGCATCATTTCAAAAATACTTTGTGCTGTGCTATTCCTCAAACCTACTTTTTTAAAGTCAGGTAGTTTTATTCCTATACCGACCCTAGACGTAATTAAATCGGATGCAATAATTTTATTATGCTCTTTTTGAGAATTTACAATGGATAATTTTTTAGGTGCAACTTTTTTAGAAATTAAATATTTACTCTCAAGTTTCCCTACCTCACGTAAAATTTCTTTAGTTTGGTT encodes:
- the ymfI gene encoding elongation factor P 5-aminopentanone reductase; protein product: MKRAIIFGATGGIGRAIAENMAENGWSLYIHYNHNQQEAGKMVQEFIENYPDQEFFSLKLNFLAEDDVIKKIISNLLPISAVIFTQGITNYQFLGSQELDEIEKIIQINLLAPIKITSLLESQLLKQAHGRIIFIGSVYGGQASALESVYSASKGGLSSFVQGYAREVASANLTVNVIAPGAVDTPMNAIFDAETLNEVKNEIPAGRLADPKDISFWVENLLDERSDYLTGQTIYVDGGWLV
- a CDS encoding M16 family metallopeptidase, producing the protein MKKLDVTTRDYKSGFRAKVIRRPLFAQKFMGIIVDFGGSDPQKLCGGAHFLEHKLFTKKDGDISQRFEELGASTKAFTTYNETVFYASFTEHWRQVLPLIFELVGTTHFTKSNVAKESKIIAQELAMYQDDPNWQVNYELMQMMFPKTSLAEDLTGTKSSLKKMTPEILQEIYDNNYVSCRMEFVACGGFSENQTKEILREVGKLESKYLISKKVAPKKLSIVNSQKEHNKIIASDLITSRVGIGIKLPDFKKVGLRNSTAQSIFEMMLQAKLGVTSPWFEKMQKQGILNSPMELQVSYTTAGNFATIIGASSKPDLFLKNIKSQLLEVPVTEESFVFQKKEALAQTIREFDDLSTIAIEEAEYGLENDNFNSAAQAIQSLSFNEFYTAVENILDKSDIFTTTLKGKEEAN